A genomic window from Phyllopteryx taeniolatus isolate TA_2022b chromosome 2, UOR_Ptae_1.2, whole genome shotgun sequence includes:
- the LOC133472183 gene encoding protocadherin-9 isoform X4, translated as MDLKDYYLLGALLACIWLDPSIAQELIYPIREELQENVLIGNIPRDLNISHTNAATGASANLVYRLVSKAGDNPLVRVLSSTGEIFTTSNRIDREKLCPGPSFEDSECSFEIEVVILPNDYFRLIKIKIIVRDTNDNAPMFPSPVINISIPENTLINSRFAIPSATDPDTGPNSVHKYELINGQSAFGLDIVETPEGEKWPQLIVQQNLDREQKDTYVMKIKVEDGGSPQKSSTAILQVTVTDVNDNRPVFKESQVEVHIPENSPIGTSVVQLQATDADVGANAEIRYVFGTQVSPVTKRLFALNSASGLITVQRPLDREETAIHKLSVVASDGSPSPARAIISINVTDVNDNPPNIDLRYIISPINGTVFLSEKDPINTKIALITVSDKDTDINGKVICFIEKDVPFHLKAVYDNQYLLETSALLDYEGTKEYNFKIVASDSGKPSLNQTALVRVRLEDENDNAPIFTQPVIELAVMENNKRDLFLTTLSATDEDSGKNAEIVYQLGPNASFFDLDRKTGVLTASRVFDREDQDKFLFTITARDNGTPPLQTQAAVIVTVLDENDNNPKFTHNHFQFFVSENLPKYSTVGVITVTDSDAGENAAVSLSILNDNENFILDPFSGVIKSNVSFDREQQSSYTFDVRAVDSGRPPCSSAAKVTINVIDVNDNTPVVISPPSNTSFKLVPLSSIPGSVVAEVFAVDADTGMNAELKYTIVHGNNKGLFRIDPVTGNITLEEKPAVSDIGLHRLVVNISDLGYPKSLHTLVLVFLYVNDTVGNYSLINDLIRRRMETPIERNISESSEIYQSGDYLTIMIAFVTGALVVIIVIFVTVLLRCRHTSRFKAAQRKKQGTEWMSPNTENKQNKKKRRKKRKSPKSSLLNFVTIEGNKPDDPAHEPINGTISLPTELEEQGIGRFDWNATPTTTFKPSSPDLARHYKSASPQSAFHLKADTPVSVKKHHVIQELPLDNTFVGGCDTLSKRSSTSSDHFSASECSSQGGFKTKAPMHTRQQGTLTRARTELNPEYLDLRPRAELNPEYWTPCTPLGWWLVITGHSSRH; from the coding sequence ATGGATCTTAAAGACTATTACCTGCTGGGTGCTCTGCTTGCTTGCATATGGTTAGATCCTTCAATAGCCCAAGAACTCATCTACCCCATCAGGGAGGAGCTGCAAGAAAATGTCCTCATTGGAAATATACCGAGGGACCTTAACATTTCCCATACAAATGCTGCCACTGGAGCAAGTGCTAATCTTGTATACCGGCTGGTCTCCAAAGCAGGAGATAACCCTCTGGTCCGCGTTCTGAGCAGCACCGGTGAGATATTCACAACATCAAACCGAATAGATAGGGAGAAGTTATGCCCTGGTCCCTCCTTTGAGGACAGCGAGTGCTCCTTTGAAATTGAAGTGGTCATCCTGCCTAATGATTATTTCAGGCTgattaaaatcaaaataatcgtcAGAGACACAAATGATAATGCTCCCATGTTCCCATCCCCAGTGATCAACATCTCCATACCAGAGAACACGCTCATTAACAGTCGCTTTGCTATTCCTTCGGCCACTGACCCAGACACTGGTCCAAACAGCGTCCACAAATATGAGCTGATCAATGGGCAAAGTGCCTTTGGCTTAGACATAGTGGAAACGCCTGAGGGGGAGAAGTGGCCCCAGCTCATTGTGCAGCAGAATCTGGACAGAGAGCAGAAGGATACGTATGTGATGAAGATTAAAGTGGAGGACGGTGGCAGCCCACAGAAATCCAGCACTGCCATTCTCCAAGTGACCGTAACAGATGTCAACGATAACAGACCTGTCTTTAAAGAAAGTCAGGTAGAGGTGCATATTCCGGAGAATTCCCCTATTGGCACATCTGTTGTGCAGCTTCAGGCCACAGATGCAGATGTAGGGGCCAATGCAGAGATTCGATATGTATTTGGCACTCAGGTGTCACCAGTTACAAAGAGGCTCTTTGCACTGAATTCGGCATCTGGCTTAATCACTGTGCAGAGGCCTCTGGACAGGGAAGAGACTGCAATACATAAGCTCTCTGTTGTGGCTAGTGATGGCAGCCCAAGCCCTGCCAGAGCTATCATCTCAATAAATGTGACTGATGTGAATGACAATCCCCCAAATATAGACTTGAGATATATCATCAGTCCCATTAATGGAACTGTTTTCCTCTCTGAGAAGGATCCCATCAATACCAAGATAGCCCTCATTACAGTGTCAGACAAAGACACTGACATCAACGGCAAGGTCATTTGCTTCATCGAGAAGGATGTGCCCTTCCATCTCAAAGCTGTGTATGACAACCAGTATCTGTTGGAGACATCCGCACTGCTTGACTATGAAGGGACCAAGGAATATAACTTCAAAATTGTGGCTTCTGATTCTGGAAAACCGAGTTTAAATCAGACTGCTTTAGTGAGAGTGAGGCTGGAGGACGAGAATGACAACGCACCTATTTTCACTCAACCCGTCATTGAGCTGGCTGTCATGGAGAACAACAAACGGGACCTGTTCCTGACCACTCTTAGTGCCACGGATGAGGACAGCGGAAAAAATGCAGAGATCGTTTATCAGCTCGGACCAAATGCATCATTCTTTGACCTTGATCGCAAAACAGGGGTTCTGACTGCATCCAGAGTTTTCGACCGTGAGGATCAAGACAAGTTCCTGTTCACGATAACGGCAAGAGATAATGGCACCCCGCCCCTGCAGACACAAGCAGCTGTCATTGTAACTGTGTTGGATGAAAATGACAACAACCCAAAGTTTACACATAACCACTTTCAGTTTTTTGTATCTGAGAATCTTCCTAAATACAGCACAGTCGGGGTGATAACCGTGACAGATTCTGATGCTGGAGAAAATGCTGCTGTTTCTCTTTCCATTCTGAACGACAACGAAAACTTCATATTGGATCCTTTCTCTGGTGTTATAAAGTCCAATGTGTCATTTGATCGAGAGCAACAGAGTTCGTACACTTTTGATGTCAGGGCTGTGGACAGTGGCAGGCCTCCTTGCTCCTCAGCTGCCAAGGTGACCATCAATGTCATTGATGTGAACGACAACACCCCCGTTGTCATCTCACCCCCGTCGAACACATCGTTTAAGCTCGTCCCTCTGTCCTCCATCCCTGGATCTGTGGTTGCAGAGGTATTTGCAGTAGATGCTGATACAGGGATGAACGCTGAACTGAAATACACTATTGTGCATGGCAACAACAAGGGTCTGTTCAGGATTGACCCAGTCACTGGGAACATCACCCTGGAGGAAAAGCCAGCAGTGAGCGACATAGGATTACACAGATTAGTGGTCAACATCAGTGATTTAGGATATCCAAAGTCCCTCCATACTCTGGTGCTGGTATTCCTTTATGTCAATGATACTGTCGGCAACTACAGTCTTATCAATGATCTCATCCGGCGTAGGATGGAAACCCCGATCGAGCGCAACATCAGCGAAAGCAGTGAAATTTATCAAAGTGGggactatttaacaataatgataGCCTTTGTGACTGGTGCCTTAGTTGTGATTATTGTCATCTTTGTGACTGTCCTGCTGCGCTGCCGGCACACTTCCAGGTTCAAAGCTGCACAGAGGAAAAAACAGGGGACAGAGTGGATGTCACCAAACACAGAGAACAAGCAAAATAAGAAGAAAAGGCGCAAGAAAAGGAAATCTCCAAAGAGCTCCTTGCTCAACTTTGTTACCATTGAGGGAAACAAACCTGATGACCCCGCCCATGAGCCAATCAACGGAACCATCAGTCTGCCCACCGAACTGGAAGAGCAAGGGATTGGACGTTTTGATTGGAATGCCACACCTACGACCACCTTCAAACCAAGCAGCCCTGACCTGGCCCGACACTACAAATCTGCCTCCCCGCAATCAGCTTTCCACCTCAAGGCTGACACGCCGGTCTCAGTGAAGAAGCATCATGTGATTCAGGAGCTGCCACTGGATAACACGTTTGTTGGGGGCTGTGACACCCTTTCCAAGCGGTCCTCCACAAGCTCCGACCACTTCAGTGCCTCAGAGTGCAGCTCCCAAGGAGGGTTCAAGACGAAGGCGCCCATGCACACCAGACAGCAG